The Solanum pennellii chromosome 4, SPENNV200 genomic interval CATTATCTTTACAACAGCAAATATCATCATCTTCACCCTCtcctcccaaaaaaaaaaatcataacagtttcttctttttcttgcatAAACCACAAAATTTTAATTGCTGTACTTTGGTTTGCCAAAGATAATTTTCAAATACCACTACCAGCACCAAAGGTGAGCAAGGTGATGATTATTCTTGgcaataatttgaaaaatatggagCTTTTTGTAAATGATTATGGTTCAGTTTGTGGGGTTGAGGTGTTCGATGAAATGCGTCTAAGAACATGTTATGAGCTAAAGAACCAATTTTTAGGtgtttttttgttactttttttttccttagtTTGTGGGGTTGAGTTGTTTGACAGAATGCATTCAAGAGTTGCAATTTTATGAGCTAAAGAGCCCATTTTTAggtgtttttttaattactgATCTTTTTGAGTTTGTGGGGTTGAGTTGTTTGACAGAATGTATCCAAGAATTGCATGTGTATGAACTAAAGAACCCATTTTTAGGTGCTTTGATTTCCATAACTATTTTTCTTAGTTTGTGGGGTTGAGTTGTTTGACAGAATGCATCCAAGAATTGCATGTTTATGAGCTAAAGAACGTATTTTTAGGTGCTTTGGTTTCCATTGCTATTTTTCTCAATTTGTGGGGTTGAGTTTTTGACAAAATGCATCCAAGAACTACATGTTTATGAGTTATAGAAAACATTTTTAGgtgttttgttctttttcccccCCTGATGTTCTGTTGTCTGAATTTTGGCAGATAAGAAGATTATATACGAGTTTTTTGATCAAATTAGGCATATACAGAGGGTAGGGAGGTGGTTATAAGGCAGTTCCTCTCTTTTCATACAAAGAGAGGGACCATATGAAGATTTGTAATTCATTGATATAATCTATTTGCTGGTCCTCTTCAAGTGCATTGATTCAGGGGAAAGAAGAGGGTGCTAAAAATGAGCTCAGTTTATGGGGAGGAGGCATCTCAATATGGTGATGATCACGGATCAGTTGCACATGAAGAGAAAGAGAAGATTTTTGTTGCAGTTAGATTGAGACCTTTGAATGAGAGGGAGATTACATGTAACGATGTCTCGGATTGGGAATGCATCAATAACAccacaattttttataaaaattctaTGTCAGAGCGTTCATTGTTTCCAACTGCTTGTGCATATGGTAAGCTTCTTcacattttcattttcctttgcgttgtgtttttattttttgaattgaaaagATTCCTCCTTAAAATTGGTGTATGAAATTGAACAGACCGAGTATTTGGGTATGATTGCTCCACAAGGCAGGTGTATGAGGAAGCCGCCAAAGGAGTTGCTCTTTCAGTTCTTAGTGGTATTAATTGTAAGTACTAACCCTTGTTCACGGTCCATTTTCTGCACCTACATAATGATGTTACAGTAATAACGTATGAAATATCTTTGCAGCAAGTATCTTCGCATATGGACAGACAAGTAGTGGGAAAACGTATACTATGTCTGGAATCACCGAATACACGTTAGCAGATATATATGATCATATATGCAGGGTGGGTAAACCTTTCCTATTTTCCCATGCAATTGATTTATGCTGTACAAAATTCAGAGTGTCTGATGCTTTTAAGGtacctttttattttcaaaaactttTAGAACGTAGACCGAGAATTTACACTAAAATTCTCTGCCATGGAGATATACAATGAAGTTGTTAGAGACCTTCTAACCCCAGAGGACACTCCACTTAGACTCCTCGATGATCCAGAGGTGAATATATGTTTTAAGCATGATCAAGTTTTGTTTTATTCGCAGACAATATTATGCAAGTAAGTAACCTCTTTCATTTACAGAGAGGAACTGTAGTTGAAAAACTTACAGAGGTAACACTGAAGGACTGGAACCATCTAAAAGAACTGCTGTCAGTATGTGAAGGTAAAAGGCTGAGACTGCTGTGTAGTGTTTCCAGCAAGTTAATATGATATAACTTCAATTGTTACCATTCTTGCAGCTCAAAGGAAAATAGGAGAAACTGCTCTCAACGAAGTGAGCTCAAGATCTCACCAGATTCTGCGTTTGGTTAGTGCATTGGTTACAAGATGgtttatgaataataatatataaaggAAATACATCATTTTCTTGACTTGGACAAATGATCTTTTTGCAGACAGTTGAAAGTACCGCTAAGAAATTTGTTGGCTTAAACTCAAGCACTCTGACAGCTGCAGTGGTGAGGAAAATTACCTCTGCACGGACATCACTTAGAAGGATTATTGGAGTCCTTAGTTCCTATGAAAATGATTGATAGACaatattttgttcttcttcctgCAGAATTTTGTTGATCTTGCTGGAAGTGAGCGTGCTTCTCAAACCATGTCAGCAAATGTAAGACTGAAAGAAGGCAGCCACATCAATCGCAGTTTGCTGACTCTTGGAACTGTCATTCGCAAATTAAGGTTGCCACATAACTACAGTTTGCTGAgcttcaaatttgtttttgttttggcTTCTTCCTTAGATTGCTGAAAGGCTATTTCAATAAGTCTTgttcatcaatatatttttgtacttttatCAGCAAAAAAGGAAATGGACATATTCCTTTCAGAGACTCGAAGCTGACACGCATactacagaattcattgggaggcAATGCCAGAACTGCCATCATTTGCACCATGAGTCCTGCACATAGCCATGTTGAGCAATCCAGGAACACTTTGTTGTTTGCAACTTGCGCCAAGAATGTCATTACTAACGCAAAAGTTAACGTGGTAATGTCAGAGAAGGCACTGGTGAAACAATTACGAAAAGAACTAGCTAGATTGGAAGCTGAGCTAAGGAGTTTATCGGCACTTGCTGCCTCAGGTGGATCGTCAGAGGCTCTGAAAGAAAAGGAGGATCTGATTGAAAAGGTAGCAATGGTTAACCTTTGCAATATCTAGTATTCTGGGGAACTCCTACAATATCTTTTCATACATTGTTCTTCAACCTAATTTTGATCTCTTAGGACTTCTCCATCATGCCTATAAGACATGGCAAGAAAAGAATTGTTCCAAAACTAAATGTCTCAATGATGATTTATCTTTTGGTTTGCTATGGATCTCAAAAACTTACTGTTTTAGCATCAAACATGTGAGTCTATTAATACATATGTCTGCCTTTTGGTGCAGTTTGGGCGCAGGACGTTAGTATTTGTCATAGATGACAGTTCAGATTCAGTGTTTCTCAATGATTAAATATTTATCTAACTTCAATTGCTTGAACTTCGATCTAAGTATAGTGGCTTTCATTCAAGACAAGACATCCATAACCTATTCCCTTTTTGTATGACGATGCAGATGAGCAGAGAAATAAGGGAGCTAACCCAGCAGCGTGATCTTGCTCAATCTCGTTTTCACAATTTTCCAAGTTCAGGGTCATGGGTACGTGTAGTTAGTCTTGAATGAGCTCATAAACTtttcaattcataatatacatcggGGAGCTTAATCTGTTCTCTCTCTCATGTAGACTGAACTGAGTAGTGTGTCATCTCCTGATAAGGCCCAATGGCTGGATGACTGTGCAGCATCAGAAGTATCAGAATGTGTATATCCTTTTCGTCCTGATGGTGTATCCGCTGTATCTCAATATGGCAGATACGGAGGCCTTAATTCTAACAAGCTAGGTGAACAGATTCCTGAACCTCCAGAAGATCAGTATCTCTGTGATGACACCTCCCCAAGGCTGtttattgagaaatattttggACCTGATCCATGTAAGGGATGGGAAAATAGTGCTCAAAGAACTGTTCAAAATTTGGAAGATAACTGCAAGGAAGTACAATGTGTTGAAGTGGATTCGAACACGAAGAGTATAAGCTCTGATAAACATTCATCACCTCGAAAGGGAGATCAGGAGTCAAGTTTCATTGACAAAGATCATAACGATAAGGAACCAAAGCAAACTAGCAATCTAGTCGTGGAacactcttcttcttcttcttccgaCACAGATTCTGACTCAAATAATTTACCAAGGAGCAGAAGCAGTGAAGCAATAATCATTAACGTGCCAGTATCAGAAGGATCTGAAGTAATTAAGGAAAATGTGGACATATCAAGTAAATCTGAGGAAGAGTTATCTATTAAAAAGATTGATATTGAGGAGAAACATTCTCAGCCGGAGCTTTCTGCTGATAATGTTAAGGTGTTATCAAAAGAACACAACCGCAGTTTCACGATTGAAGTAAAGCTCAAAATGTCAGGTGAAGACTGTGAGAAGATTTGTGCTGAGGAATCAAAAATGTCCGGTGAAGATAGCACAAAAATTTGTGCAGAGGGTGAGGTTGCCAAATCTGTGCCTGAGAAGCAATCAGGGTATAATTTGGTAAGTAACTTTCTGCTTGAGATTAATAGCTAGAACTGCACATCTCTTCAAcacaaaaaaattcttaaatgtgCTTTTTAATGTATATCGATATACATACTTTGATAAGTTCGTGAAGAGATCATAAGAAATTAACTTTACCTTGTTAGGTCCAGGATGATGAGCACACCTCCAAGGACTTGGAAAACTTTGCCGCTGATTCCTTAAATTCAGAGAATGAATCAGAATTATCTCCTTCCAGACAGTGGATGGAATTTGAGAAACAAAGGCAAGAGATAATAGAACTATGGAATGCATGCAATGTGCCCCTTGTTCACAGAACATACTTTTTCCTACTCTTCAAAGGGGATCCAACTGACTCAGTTTACATGGAGGTGGAGCTTAGAAGACTGTCCTATCTTAAGAACGCATTCTCTTTAGGAGCTAAAGTTGTGAAAGACGGTCAAATTTTCTCACAGGCTGCAAGGTACTCatttatatctttttcttttctgtaGTTTTTGGAGATTTCTTGCATGGGCTGCTATGTCTCAAGTTCTGTCCCACTTTCACAAGCAATGAGACAAGACAAATTTCATATCGGGAAAATGGTCAAATATACCCTTCTACTATCCTCAATATCTTAATTTTACTCTCCATTACACTTTAGATCATTCATACCCTTAGCAATTCGTCTCATATTTGTCCATGATGATAACGAAGTTCTAACATTAAGTATAACAAAGGgtaattttaaaccaaaagtAGAGTCTAACACCTTTTTCCTAGAATTATTTACACGTGTGGAGTCCACATTAGAGCTCTGCTAAAGTCAAGGGCAAATACGAGACAATGTGCTAACAGCAAGTCCAAAAATATAGTGGGGAGTAAGATTAAGATATTTCGTACAGTAGAAGAAGGGTAGATTTCGaagttttttcctttaatatatttcaaaattaatctaTCTGAAAGTATGATAAAAATTGATCCTCAAGTACTCTAATCCTTTCGAACAGTTTAAATGCTCTGAATCGCGAGAGGGAAATGCTGAGCAAGTTGCTTCTTAAGAAGTTTTCTTCAAAGGAGAGAGACAGCTTATACGAGAAACGGGGCATTGgtcttaaaactaaaagaaGAAGACTTCAACTGTGCCATCAGTTATGGAAAGATACCAAAGACATGGATCACATTAAGGAAAGTGCAGCACTCATCTCAAAATTAGTTGGATTCGAAGCACAAAACGAAGTCCCAAAAGAGATGTTTGAACTCAACTTCTCACCAGGGCCAAAAAATCTCAGGTCTTTCAGCTGGAAACCAAGAAAAGCCTAATGTGATCTTCTAAAGCAAAAGATTTAAGGATTATTTGAAGCATTGTAGTGGCTTCAAAATGAATTAACCCCCCCTAATTCATGTAAAGTTTAGAAGTTAAACCACCCCCATAGTATCTAAATATACACAAAAGATGTCCCATACTTGTACTTAATACACCTTCTCCCTACTCATCGACGAGCTTTATTAATGTACATTATGTATATTCAATCCACAACCTCGAGATctcaagttcagagagtcatcCCTGTATGTAGATGTAAGAGGAAGATATATTGCAGCTTATATGTATGTAAAACAAGACTCAAAATCGTTGGGACAGCATAGGATAATTGTCTTCAAAAGGCATCATATTTTGCAGTTCTTTTGTTCTGGTTGGAATATAAACCCACATCAccttcttttccttctccttATCTGTTTGGTTTTTCCTGGGATACTTGTCAATACAATTAAGCCAACTAGTTCACAAAATATGTAcagaaaagaccaaaatataagtatataaaacCTATACATTGCATACTCAGCGCGAATTCGGCAACGGTAACCTCTGTTTCATTATAGCATTTAACTCGAGATGAATCcgatcatttttttttactacaCTCAGCAATTCTTTGGATCCAAACAAGGTACATTATAATTAGCCGAAACTAACCATTTACCTGACTTTGAAAGTAAAgcaaaataatcaaaaagatGCACTTTACATGAAACTTTGTCAACATATACATCCATTATCGCGATTTAAGAACGGCTCCTTCCACGATTTTCCAACCGGAGTTTGCCCAGGACATGTCGTACCTAGTTGTATAGGTAGTACTGTATGAGTCATTGTGCTCTGGATGGGCTACATCAGTTAAACTTGCTGATTCCTCTAGAGTAGCTTCCACAGTAGCACGTCGGCCATCAGCTGAGACAGTTACACTGTCAATGGCAAGGTTTAAAAGCTTGTACTCCCAAAACCAACCGTGCTGCGCAATTTCTGTTGCGCGGTCTGTCCAAATCTTCAGCATCTGACCATCCAAAACCTGTCATTTTGAACAATGTCGTCAGGCAAAATACAAAGGCGACACCAGAAATAGCAAGGAGGTGGATAAGCTGCATTTGGACAACAGCAAACAACAAAAAAGATGCTGGGTAGTTCCTCACGAAGCAACTCGTGTTGAGCAGCTGAATTCTACAAGAAATCATTTGGCTCTTACAAAAAGTTGGTGTGTATGACATTTTACTGTAAagataatatcataacattGTATAGAAATTGAAATAGAGCAGCTAACACACAATCCTATCTCTTGCTTTGGCAGGAAGCAAAATCCATTAAGAATTATCTCAAGGCTTTCAGGTTCTATTGCATTTCACGTTATACTATAGTGAAACATAATCAACACTATAAAAAGAAAGGCATTACATATTCATACCTCTGACAATCTGTTGAGACAGTGATCGATTCCAAGAGACTGGGATTTGATATTCTGCCACTTCCGAACTATATTTTCTGCAAGCCTTGCATCCATTCTAGGAACCTCACGAGGATTTTCAACTGGTGAGGCAGAGGCATCTGCAGTAGCAGATAAAAATTTCTGATATTCAGAAAAAAAGGGAAGGTTGGAGAAAGAAAGCAGAACTGAAACCCTCGCACAAGAATTTATAAGAACCCCCgacttaagaaaatataataataacaataacagaAGAAGATAATTATTATTAGATAGCTGTACAACTACCACTTGTAACACATTATAAGATCTTTTCTCTCGAATCCAGGTCGTTGACTGAAGCAgcagagaaaagaaaaagagaacgGCTCCACAGGTCATATTTCGCCAACCCCGAGAGTTATTTAGAAACTAAAATGATCAGTGAGTCATACCCACATTGATGACATCCGAGGCAATGGCTGAAACAGAAGCACTAGCACTATGGTGAACTGAAGACCCGTGTCTAAAGGAAGAAAGCTTCAATCCAACCAAAGTCAAGAGCCCAACCGCTACTCCAGCACACATAATCTTCACACTTGCATCTTTTATTCTGTCAGTTATCACATCTTGCTCTTGATAGTTAGAACTCTTTCTCTCAGGATCCCCAACAGTCGTTATAAAATTACTTTGATCACGGGGTTCTCCAAGATCCTCAAATGGCTTAGCAATATCAAATTCGTTCATCTCATTGTCGCCATATCGCCTTACACTGCCTTCCTTGTCACCAGCAGGAAAAACTTTCTGTAATGCCTGAATTGCACTAGCCTTAACACTATCAAGCACAGCTGTAGCTTCAGCTCCAATCCTTGCAATAGCTGCAGCAGCAGCTAAAGGTGAAGCACCACCACCTTCCAGCCTTTCCAAATATCTTAAAACAGTAGGGTCATCATAATAGTCTCCAAGCTTGAAATTGACATCTTCTGTCTCTCTGAATCTGGGAAAGACCACTTCCATCAACCAGGTCTCCAAAAGCTTACATAGTCCAGGGAGAAGATCATTTTCGTTGTCATCCTTCGAGTGTTCAGCAACAAAAGTCACTATAGATGGATCTCTATAAGGGGAGTCCTCACTGTCTAGGCCCAACCATGAGCGACATCCATCGACTTCTCCAACAAGCAGTGAACAAAGGCCCCTCTCCAAAGCAAAGTCTATTTCACGGTTTTCTCTAACAGTGTACACAGACACAGAACTGCCATAAGCTGTAACTTTGGTCTGCTGAAGCTGCTGAAAAAGGTTATCAGCATCTTGAATGAGATGAGGCTTTTTTCCAACAAAAGCTTGAGCAACAAGTGCAAGCGCCACCCCGTAAACTTCAAAGCTTTCTGCAGGAATGTTACTTGGCGTTGCGACGAAGAGGTCCACCTtttaaaaagaagaggaaaatgaagaaaaggaGTGAAAAGAAAAGTTACAAAAGAAACCGAAATATATGAATGAAGTTAAGCCAACCTGCTCAGCAGCTGTCATTCGTAGGAAGGCCTCattcatgaaatcttctcgtgtGAACCCCCCTGAAATTGCAGCTGCTCCTCCTCCTCCAACAGCCCACAAGATATTGCGCACACCTTGAAGACCCTCTGCTCTTTTCATTCGGTATTCATCACCAAGAGGAAAAGCTAGAAGTTCAAGTGCATAGCGTGGATTTATCTCTTCTAATGTCTCATCTATCTGGGATTGCAGATCAAGGGCAAGATTACTTGCACCTTCTTCCTGGAAAAGGAAGGCAGAAAGTTCCTCATTAATTGCTCTTCACTGTAAGCTTACAATTCGCTCCAGAAAAGACATGCATCAGCATTAAAGCAGATGAGAGGGAAAGAAAAATTGCACAGGCACACAGACCACACACACAAACATTagcaaaaacaaacaaaacgaGATGTCTTAAGTGTTTGCCCACGACTAATATCTAAGACTATTGAATGATGGATGACCTAGAAGAGCACTATACTCATTAATAGGTAGATCAAAATGAAGTTAGCATTCAGTACAACGGTACAAACCCTCTTCCACTACTGAAGTCGTTTGTTAAGAGACATTTGCAGCTGTAAAAAAGCTGTGTCATAGTGCATAAACTATAGAAAGCAGATATAACCATGTGTGTTCCCTTTATAGAATTTCAAATATACCATCATATTCACTCTAACTTACTCATATCATCAGAAGTCACTATACCTGCAACAGCTTAAGTGCTCTTTCAAGCAGTTCACAACCTTGAACaaaatcaggaggtgaaattgCCATCGCATCTCGCGAATGGTCAACATAAGCGAGTGCCATTGCCAAGACCACATCTTGCTTGAATGACTTTGGCAAACGCTCTTTCAACAAGCTTTCCCCAATCTGAAGAACTACTTCAGTCTCACCAGCTTCTTGCAAAACACACAATGCTCCCGGAACCTGTAAAAGCCATGACATGCTTTTAAATTCTTTGCATCCCACAAAAacttttagaatatttaatttttataaccaACCCAGGTACAAATTTTACTACACTATCAATTAGTTATGCATTGAGAGCTAATTACAAGTAATTTCTAGTAGTAAGTGTAGACTGTTAATCTGGAAAATAGGTAAGTGACATGTTACAACAGGTTAAATTACACTGGTCATGTTTTTTTTGAGACAAGGTAACTTTAAATTACACTGGTCATGTACAAaaccttttctttaatttgcatAACTTAAACAATTACCTTTACCAATAGAAAGTGTGGTTTGGTAAGCAACAACTCATTAAACTACAATGATCATGTTGTTCTCACCGTATACAACCTTCTCTTATAACCGCGGAATTAGTTTTGGCCCAATCCTTAGGAACAACCGCAGCCTTCAAAACTCAGGAATAAAGGGCCCGTCCCTCTATCCTTCTCCGCTTAAATACTAGGCTTAGTTTGCATAGCTAGAATCTATGACCCAAATTACAAGTCCCTCAACCTTGGCGACTTGAACTAAGCCTAGATGCTCTCAttgtatataacttaaaaactaCAAACTTCTACAATTTATTCACTGCTACTTGCAATTGGTAATTTGTAAAATATGATAAGCAACATGCTACAATTATTAGCTAAATTATACAGATagtatataattgaaaaaaggcATCTAAGATCAACCTGACTTACTTGGGGAGCCTAAGTTAATACAGATAAACTTAATTCCAAGTTTCAAACTCCCTATAGCACTTTTCAATtagctaaaaaaattattcaattaagAATGTGGgcagtaaataaaaaaaatggagtaaTTGAAGGTAAAATGGTACTTTATCCCAGGGGACCGGAGTTAGAATAGTATCGAACTCATGCTGAGCGAGGCCTTGATTGTATTCTCTACGAGAGGTAGAGTCAGCAAGGGTTTCACAAGCAGCTTGAAGAATCTGTCGTCGGCCAATCAATGCCTCTTGACTGTACCCGTACTGCGGCGGCTTAGTAATCCTAGCATCGTAGCATCTCCTGATACCATCACCGAGGAAGTGAGCTTCAGCACCAAGCACTCTATAAAAGTCTATAGGCATTGAAATGTGGCGGTCTGAAGGAGCAACGGGAGGAGGAATAGTCGTAACAGAGGTTGTAGAAGTTGAATTCTGGAAATCCGATGAGTCggaggtggtggtggtggaaGGAAGGAATTGGAAATCGGCGAGAAGACGATCCGCCCATTTACTGGCGGAGAAGTTCGTCGGTACACTACTTGTTCCACCGGTAACACTACTAGCTCCTCCGGTAACAGCATTGAGTCTCAGCGGCTTCTTACCGGCGCCGCCGGCTAGTTGAAATGGTGGTGAAAGGCGTGCAGTACAAATGCCAAAGCTTAGGTGTGTTAATGCCTCCATTGTTAAGGAAGCTTCAAAATGTGCTCATAATTCATTGTTTTTAACTCTTTCAGATATTTTTTGTTCACTCGTAAAGCAATTGGGCCGACTCTTTTCATATGGGCTAAAATTTCTTGTTGGGCTTCGAAACTGAATCTTATGGATGGATAAGTGGATAGGCCCGTTTCATTTGAATGATTAGATGGCCAATTGCACGGTTTGCTATTTGAATGAACTTATAGTTATCAGATATTATGATGCGAAAATATAAATGTAGATTTCGTAAAAAAAGTTACTCTTCCCGTCTCATTTTGTATGCCATTTTTCGcattttgagattcaaacaagtctatcAACAGACCATAAGTTTTTCATAgacctttttaatattttgaattatcaattattatgatttatagtaCTCTTTatgtagtttataaatatataaatttcatttttaaaaaatttaaaaattccatACGCAAATGTCCGGTCAAAGTTAAACTGTTTGATTCttgaaaaacgaaaaaaatcacataaaatgggacggattGAGTATTTATTTTGAGGGCTAAGAATTAAAGACCAACACAAAATAAGGACAAAACTGCAAAAGACACGTTTTATATCAATCTCTAAATTAAAGGAGTTTTTTACGAGTAAAATTGGACGGAATTGTGGTTCaaatatgaaggaaaatattttatgaaaaatcagTTTCGTGGTGAAAAATGTTTGTGACACATATAACAACTATATTATACGAAAATAAAACACGGTGATAGTGTTTTGACGATCGTAAAATTGTTGtatttgtaaagaaaaaaaacaaacaaatagaGCTTTAGAAGTTACTTGCAATGTTTAAGCTGACCACTTCTAGAGTATTCGACAAACACAAAAAACCAGATGACATGGAACATATCGCCATTGACAAAACATGAAGACAACTTCAATCTCACATTCTGCAAGTACAACAATAAAAACGACAACCTTAAATTCATTACATTAAGGGATCGGAATCAAAATTTCTCCATACTTTTtattatcatcatatttatATCGAACCAAATTAAATCATATATCGAATCGGAATAAGTTTGAATATTGCAACAAATTCATTGCTATTCCGTCCTAATAATTAGTGGGTGGTCCCATTAACACCAgtaagtatttatttttgtcataGTTGACATTTATAGTCATTTGATTGACTCAAAGCATGCAACTTTTATAATTAACAACATCTTAATCATGGTCCctaatcttatttacaatgtgtcttatctttctttgtttttttcttatatacaTCATTAAAATAGAGACTATTATTTCACCATTCCAAAGTAATACCATCTAAATATAATCATTTGGTTAAGTGAGGAGTAATAGTAATTACTTTAAGTATTAATAGCGAAATCAGAAATTTGAATTAGAGGATTCAAAAGTTAATAGCTatacaaagaagttattgaTTCAAGGAGTATTATAGATTTAGTTAGTCTTCTTCATGTATTAGTAATACGTGAATTCTTATTTCACGTCTCATCCTTTATGAGATAGCATGCGATCTTCATATATAACTGATACGAGCGTTATTTTATACCTATTTCTGTGATAGGGATTATTTTTGGTAGTGTGGCAAACCAAGAGACCCCATATAGACTAAAGATAAACGAGAAATGTTACTATTATTGGGATGTTTAGTTTGTTAGAAATGGTTAACTATTTTTGGAGTGACATATATAATATCATTGTATATCTTTTGTACTAGCAACTACATCTATGTATACTACTCAattcacccccccccccctccctaTCTACCTAAAACCAACTCAACATATACCATATTTCAACCATAAGAGTTTGAGTAGTGGGTGATAGTGAATAGTGGGTCCAAAGAATATTGTTCATTGCATTCAACTTCCTCACATCTTAAAAGTGATATATG includes:
- the LOC107017767 gene encoding protein ACCUMULATION AND REPLICATION OF CHLOROPLASTS 6, chloroplastic; this encodes MEALTHLSFGICTARLSPPFQLAGGAGKKPLRLNAVTGGASSVTGGTSSVPTNFSASKWADRLLADFQFLPSTTTTSDSSDFQNSTSTTSVTTIPPPVAPSDRHISMPIDFYRVLGAEAHFLGDGIRRCYDARITKPPQYGYSQEALIGRRQILQAACETLADSTSRREYNQGLAQHEFDTILTPVPWDKVPGALCVLQEAGETEVVLQIGESLLKERLPKSFKQDVVLAMALAYVDHSRDAMAISPPDFVQGCELLERALKLLQEEGASNLALDLQSQIDETLEEINPRYALELLAFPLGDEYRMKRAEGLQGVRNILWAVGGGGAAAISGGFTREDFMNEAFLRMTAAEQVDLFVATPSNIPAESFEVYGVALALVAQAFVGKKPHLIQDADNLFQQLQQTKVTAYGSSVSVYTVRENREIDFALERGLCSLLVGEVDGCRSWLGLDSEDSPYRDPSIVTFVAEHSKDDNENDLLPGLCKLLETWLMEVVFPRFRETEDVNFKLGDYYDDPTVLRYLERLEGGGASPLAAAAAIARIGAEATAVLDSVKASAIQALQKVFPAGDKEGSVRRYGDNEMNEFDIAKPFEDLGEPRDQSNFITTVGDPERKSSNYQEQDVITDRIKDASVKIMCAGVAVGLLTLVGLKLSSFRHGSSVHHSASASVSAIASDVINVDASASPVENPREVPRMDARLAENIVRKWQNIKSQSLGIDHCLNRLSEVLDGQMLKIWTDRATEIAQHGWFWEYKLLNLAIDSVTVSADGRRATVEATLEESASLTDVAHPEHNDSYSTTYTTRYDMSWANSGWKIVEGAVLKSR
- the LOC107017766 gene encoding kinesin-like protein KIN-7E isoform X1, translated to MSSVYGEEASQYGDDHGSVAHEEKEKIFVAVRLRPLNEREITCNDVSDWECINNTTIFYKNSMSERSLFPTACAYDRVFGYDCSTRQVYEEAAKGVALSVLSGINSSIFAYGQTSSGKTYTMSGITEYTLADIYDHICRNVDREFTLKFSAMEIYNEVVRDLLTPEDTPLRLLDDPERGTVVEKLTEVTLKDWNHLKELLSVCEAQRKIGETALNEVSSRSHQILRLTVESTAKKFVGLNSSTLTAAVNFVDLAGSERASQTMSANVRLKEGSHINRSLLTLGTVIRKLSKKGNGHIPFRDSKLTRILQNSLGGNARTAIICTMSPAHSHVEQSRNTLLFATCAKNVITNAKVNVVMSEKALVKQLRKELARLEAELRSLSALAASGGSSEALKEKEDLIEKMSREIRELTQQRDLAQSRFHNFPSSGSWTELSSVSSPDKAQWLDDCAASEVSECVYPFRPDGVSAVSQYGRYGGLNSNKLGEQIPEPPEDQYLCDDTSPRLFIEKYFGPDPCKGWENSAQRTVQNLEDNCKEVQCVEVDSNTKSISSDKHSSPRKGDQESSFIDKDHNDKEPKQTSNLVVEHSSSSSSDTDSDSNNLPRSRSSEAIIINVPVSEGSEVIKENVDISSKSEEELSIKKIDIEEKHSQPELSADNVKVLSKEHNRSFTIEVKLKMSGEDCEKICAEESKMSGEDSTKICAEGEVAKSVPEKQSGYNLVQDDEHTSKDLENFAADSLNSENESELSPSRQWMEFEKQRQEIIELWNACNVPLVHRTYFFLLFKGDPTDSVYMEVELRRLSYLKNAFSLGAKVVKDGQIFSQAASLNALNREREMLSKLLLKKFSSKERDSLYEKRGIGLKTKRRRLQLCHQLWKDTKDMDHIKESAALISKLVGFEAQNEVPKEMFELNFSPGPKNLRSFSWKPRKA
- the LOC107017766 gene encoding kinesin-like protein KIN-7E isoform X2, with translation MSSVYGEEASQYGDDHGSVAHEEKEKIFVAVRLRPLNEREITCNDVSDWECINNTTIFYKNSMSERSLFPTACAYDRVFGYDCSTRQVYEEAAKGVALSVLSGINSSIFAYGQTSSGKTYTMSGITEYTLADIYDHICRNVDREFTLKFSAMEIYNEVVRDLLTPEDTPLRLLDDPERGTVVEKLTEVTLKDWNHLKELLSVCEAQRKIGETALNEVSSRSHQILRLTVESTAKKFVGLNSSTLTAAVNFVDLAGSERASQTMSANVRLKEGSHINRSLLTLGTVIRKLSKKGNGHIPFRDSKLTRILQNSLGGNARTAIICTMSPAHSHVEQSRNTLLFATCAKNVITNAKVNVVMSEKALVKQLRKELARLEAELRSLSALAASGGSSEALKEKEDLIEKMSREIRELTQQRDLAQSRFHNFPSSGSWTELSSVSSPDKAQWLDDCAASEVSECVYPFRPDGVSAVSQYGRYGGLNSNKLGEQIPEPPEDQYLCDDTSPRLFIEKYFGPDPCKGWENSAQRTVQNLEDNCKEVQCVEVDSNTKSISSDKHSSPRKGDQESSFIDKDHNDKEPKQTSNLVVEHSSSSSSDTDSDSNNLPRSRSSEAIIINVPVSEGSEVIKENVDISSKSEEELSIKKIDIEEKHSQPELSADNVKVLSKEHNRSFTIEVKLKMSGEDCEKICAEESKMSGEDSTKICAEGEVAKSVPEKQSGYNLDDEHTSKDLENFAADSLNSENESELSPSRQWMEFEKQRQEIIELWNACNVPLVHRTYFFLLFKGDPTDSVYMEVELRRLSYLKNAFSLGAKVVKDGQIFSQAASLNALNREREMLSKLLLKKFSSKERDSLYEKRGIGLKTKRRRLQLCHQLWKDTKDMDHIKESAALISKLVGFEAQNEVPKEMFELNFSPGPKNLRSFSWKPRKA